A genomic window from Lycium barbarum isolate Lr01 chromosome 4, ASM1917538v2, whole genome shotgun sequence includes:
- the LOC132635191 gene encoding uncharacterized protein LOC132635191, giving the protein MFRRSSNMSKMIAVWTMMLVILCGWQIKMGNAGPSEAVCRQERSVGKKACLSVLFGNPSEACCERVRVTQTECFCPILTPKLVAILGGANRVIRLIQSCGRTVPPNFKCGSVTTPASEMHV; this is encoded by the exons ATGTTCAGAAGGTCATCAAATATGAGTAAAATGATAGCGGTTTGGACCATGATGCTGGTAATATTGTGTGGTTGGCAGATCAAAATGGGAAATGCAGGGCCAAGTGAAGCAGTTTGTAGACAAGAAAGGAGTGTTGGGAAGAAAGCATGTTTGTCTGTTTTGTTTGGAAATCCATCAGAAGCATGTTGTGAAAGGGTAAGAGTGACACAGACTGAATGTTTTTGCCCAATTCTGACACCCAAATTAGTTGCAATACTAGGAGGTGCCAATCGTGTCATTCGACTTATTCAAAGCTGTGGAAGGACTGTTCCTCCAAACTTCAAGTGTGGAA GTGTTACCACTCCAGCTTCTGAGATGCATGTTTAA
- the LOC132635192 gene encoding serine/threonine-protein kinase SAPK3-like: protein MEEKYELLKELGAGNFGVARLVKDKKTKELFAVKYIERGKKIDENVQREIINHRSLRHPNIIRFKEVLVTPSHLAIVMEYAAGGELFARICSAGRFSEDEARFFFQQLLSGVSYCHTMEICHRDLKLENTLLDGSPSPRLKICDFGYSKSGLLHSQPKSTVGTPAYIAPEVLSRKEYDGKIADVWSCGVTLYVMLVGAYPFEDPEDPKNFRKTIGRIMSAQYSIPDYVRITADCKNLLSRIFVANPAKRITIPEIKKHPWFLRNLPKELMDGQHAKYEEASEQLQQSVEEIMKMIQEAKIPGEVSKSEGKDAAGTTEQDDEEEDLESEIDSSNDFVVYV, encoded by the exons ATGGAGGAAAAATATGAGCTATTGAAGGAACTCGGTGCCGGGAATTTTGGGGTGGCAAGGTTAGTGAAGGACAAGAAGACAAAGGAGCTTTTTGCTGTCAAATATATAGAAAGAGGGAAAAAG ATTGATGAGAATGTGCAGAGAGAAATTATAAATCATAGATCGCTGAGACATCCAAACATTATCAGGTTTAAAGAG GTCTTGGTTACTCCATCGCATTTGGCAATTGTTATGGAGTATGCAGCAGGTGGAGAACTTTTTGCTAGAATTTGCAGTGCTGGCAGATTTAGTGAAGATGAG GCTCGCTTCTTCTTTCAACAGCTACTATCTGGAGTCAGCTACTGTCATACCATG GAAATTTGTCACAGGGATTTGAAACTGGAAAACACTCTTCTTGATGGAAGTCCTTCACCACGTCTAAAAATATGCGATTTTGGTTATTCCAAG TCTGGGTTGTTGCATTCACAACCAAAGTCGACAGTAGGAACGCCTGCTTACATTGCCCCCGAGGTCCTTTCACGGAAGGAATATGATGGGAAG ATCGCAGACGTATGGTCATGCGGGGTGACACTGTATGTGATGCTAGTAGGAGCATATCCTTTTGAGGATCCTGAAGATCCAAAAAACTTCAGGAAAACCATTGGG AGAATAATGAGTGCCCAATACTCCATACCTGATTATGTACGAATCACAGCAGATTGCAAGAACCTCCTTTCGCGAATCTTTGTTGCAAATCCTGCTAAG AGAATCACTATTCCTGAGATAAAGAAACATCCGTGGTTCTTAAGGAATCTTCCAAAAGAGCTAATGGATGGTCAGCATGCGAAATACGAAGAAGCTTCAGAGCAATTACAGCAAAGTGTGGAAGAAATAATGAAGATGATACAAGAAGCTAAGATACCTGGAGAAGTGTCAAAATCTGAAGGGAAAGATGCTGCCGGGACAACAGAACAAGATGATGAAGAGGAAGACCTCGAATCGGAGATCGACAGCAGCAATGACTTTGTTGTTTATGTCTGA